From a single Nostoc sp. MS1 genomic region:
- a CDS encoding ABC transporter transmembrane domain-containing protein, translating into MKQTLGTEKNNFLVQSDNDRQTLSDILLSWLPVNSELVRNLSPAFEIRDFNLGDELFHEAQKGCYIICHGKVRLISWNATLQKEVAASLLEFGETYGADELFTDEPIAYRAIAASAGKVAFIPTAKLKQWCDELPQLLDYLSRMTAIRQTLLFFKTAVDVQKVTDKQSRPKLSSHTLKEFVLDLVEVKVSAGSVLSESTPGDAGRFWLRSGEIHSLENSSAPFPNVGNSWGYPEQVPADWIAKTDLVIYKLAIAHWQKAQAIVPQLLGVSSEQMITDKAQRRKHPVASTPKTNLQTPSAKAQSNVITFPLPSPQRRPLFGQRYPFIQQQSTSDCGPACLAMISRYWGKKFSINVLRNIANVGRSGASLKSLATAAESIGFQARPVRASLNRIANQKHPWIAHWQGDHYVVVYGVRKNCVIVADPAIGRKKLKLKDFQAGWTGYALLLTPTSQFQSVQSAKPSLRRFWGAFLPYRSLLLPIIIASLLLQIFGLITPLLTQIILDQVVVHKSLSTLHIFIIGSLVFSIWRIGLGSIRQYMLDYFSNRVDLSLITGFITHTLNLPLQFFATRHVGDIITRVQENQKIQVFLTRQAVAAWLDALTAVVYVGLMAYYNLQLTFLVLALLPPIILLTVIASPILRQVSREIFNESAKQNSSLVEMLTGVATVKAAAAERELRWRWEDHFTSTVNAKFRGQKLAIILQVISGLINTLGSTALLWYSATLVIQDQLSIGQLVAFNMLIGNVIGPVLSLVSLWDEFQEVLVSVERLDDIFNTQPEEIAENSMLVLPPIRGEVKFENVNFRYSADDDRNILQNLSFVVQPGQTIAIVGRSGSGKSTLVNLLQGLYYPTSGKILVDGHDIRHVSPQSLRRQLGVVPQECFLFSGTILENITLYRPEYSLEQVIEVSKLAEAHAFIQTLPLGYNTTVGERGSSLSGGQRQRIAIARAILSNPRILILDEATSSLDTESERRFQQNLRRISRVNETEARTTFIIAHRLSTVRNADHIIVLDKGVIAEQGTHEELMSLQGLYYHLTKQQIDI; encoded by the coding sequence ATGAAACAAACATTAGGAACTGAAAAAAATAACTTTTTAGTACAGTCTGACAACGATCGCCAAACATTATCCGATATTCTTTTGAGTTGGTTGCCAGTTAATAGCGAGTTAGTACGGAACTTGTCTCCAGCCTTTGAAATCCGAGACTTTAACCTTGGTGATGAGCTTTTTCATGAAGCACAAAAAGGTTGTTACATTATTTGTCACGGTAAGGTGCGACTGATTAGCTGGAATGCAACCTTACAAAAAGAAGTAGCAGCTTCATTATTAGAATTTGGAGAAACTTATGGTGCAGATGAACTATTCACCGATGAACCTATAGCTTATCGTGCGATCGCAGCTAGTGCAGGTAAGGTGGCTTTTATCCCTACCGCCAAACTCAAACAGTGGTGTGATGAGTTGCCGCAACTGCTAGACTACTTAAGCCGTATGACTGCGATTCGACAAACTCTGCTATTCTTCAAAACGGCTGTTGATGTGCAGAAGGTAACAGATAAGCAATCACGTCCCAAACTTTCCAGCCATACCCTCAAAGAATTTGTACTTGATCTAGTAGAAGTAAAAGTTAGTGCTGGTTCAGTCTTGTCTGAGTCAACTCCCGGTGATGCGGGACGTTTCTGGTTGCGTAGTGGAGAAATTCATAGTTTAGAAAATTCATCAGCACCTTTCCCCAATGTCGGTAACAGTTGGGGATATCCTGAACAAGTACCAGCTGATTGGATTGCCAAAACAGATTTAGTTATTTATAAACTAGCGATCGCACATTGGCAGAAAGCTCAAGCTATTGTTCCGCAACTATTGGGCGTATCTTCCGAGCAGATGATTACAGATAAAGCTCAACGCCGCAAACATCCCGTAGCAAGTACACCCAAAACCAATCTGCAAACGCCATCTGCAAAAGCCCAGTCTAATGTCATCACCTTTCCCCTACCCAGTCCACAACGCCGTCCCTTGTTTGGACAGCGTTATCCATTCATTCAGCAGCAGAGTACGTCTGATTGCGGGCCAGCTTGCTTGGCGATGATCTCTCGTTACTGGGGGAAAAAGTTTAGTATTAATGTGCTGCGAAATATCGCCAATGTTGGTCGTAGCGGAGCTTCCCTCAAAAGTTTAGCAACCGCCGCAGAAAGTATAGGTTTTCAAGCTAGGCCAGTACGAGCTAGTTTAAACCGTATAGCCAATCAAAAACATCCTTGGATTGCCCACTGGCAAGGCGATCATTATGTAGTTGTTTATGGGGTGCGAAAAAATTGCGTTATTGTTGCTGACCCGGCTATTGGGCGTAAAAAGCTCAAACTCAAAGATTTTCAAGCAGGTTGGACTGGATATGCACTGCTACTAACGCCTACGTCACAATTCCAATCTGTACAATCTGCCAAACCATCTTTAAGACGATTTTGGGGAGCGTTTTTACCTTACCGTTCATTGCTACTACCTATTATCATTGCTTCTTTGCTCCTGCAAATTTTTGGTTTGATAACTCCCCTATTAACTCAAATCATTCTCGACCAAGTAGTAGTGCATAAAAGTCTCAGCACTCTACATATCTTCATCATCGGTTCGTTGGTATTTAGTATTTGGCGCATTGGTTTGGGAAGCATTCGCCAATATATGCTCGACTATTTCTCGAACCGAGTGGACTTGAGTTTGATTACTGGCTTTATTACTCATACTCTCAATTTACCGCTTCAGTTTTTTGCTACCCGCCATGTAGGCGATATTATTACCCGTGTTCAAGAAAACCAAAAAATTCAGGTGTTTCTCACACGACAAGCAGTAGCAGCTTGGCTGGATGCACTGACAGCAGTTGTCTATGTCGGACTTATGGCATATTACAACTTGCAATTAACTTTTTTAGTGTTGGCACTATTGCCACCAATTATTTTGTTAACAGTAATTGCTAGTCCAATTTTACGTCAGGTATCGCGGGAAATTTTTAATGAATCTGCCAAGCAAAACTCGTCATTAGTAGAAATGCTCACAGGAGTTGCTACAGTTAAAGCCGCAGCCGCCGAACGTGAATTGCGCTGGCGCTGGGAAGACCACTTTACAAGTACAGTTAATGCCAAATTTCGTGGTCAAAAACTGGCAATTATCCTACAAGTAATTAGCGGATTAATTAATACATTAGGTAGTACAGCTTTGCTGTGGTATTCAGCAACATTAGTAATTCAAGACCAACTCAGCATAGGTCAATTAGTGGCTTTTAATATGCTGATTGGTAATGTAATTGGCCCTGTTTTATCACTTGTCAGTCTTTGGGATGAATTTCAAGAAGTTTTAGTTTCTGTAGAGCGTTTAGATGATATTTTCAACACTCAACCAGAAGAAATTGCGGAAAATTCGATGTTGGTTCTACCGCCAATTCGAGGCGAAGTAAAATTTGAAAATGTAAATTTTCGTTATAGTGCAGATGATGACCGCAATATCTTACAAAATCTCTCTTTTGTAGTACAACCAGGCCAAACTATTGCGATTGTTGGACGTAGCGGTTCTGGTAAAAGTACCTTAGTAAATCTATTGCAAGGTTTATACTATCCTACTAGTGGCAAAATTTTAGTAGATGGGCATGATATCCGTCATGTTTCGCCCCAATCTTTGCGTCGGCAATTGGGGGTTGTGCCACAAGAATGCTTCTTATTTTCTGGTACAATTCTCGAAAATATCACCCTATATCGTCCAGAATATAGTTTAGAACAGGTCATTGAAGTCAGCAAGCTGGCAGAAGCACATGCTTTTATTCAAACTTTACCTCTAGGCTACAACACCACAGTCGGTGAGCGTGGTTCTAGCCTTTCTGGAGGACAAAGACAAAGAATTGCGATCGCGCGTGCTATTTTAAGTAATCCCCGCATTCTCATATTAGATGAAGCAACCAGCTCCTTAGACACCGAATCAGAACGTCGTTTTCAACAAAATCTCCGCCGCATTAGTCGCGTCAATGAAACCGAGGCTCGTACTACTTTTATTATTGCTCACCGTCTCTCAACCGTACGTAATGCCGACCATATTATCGTACTAGATAAAGGTGTGATTGCTGAACAAGGCACTCACGAAGAACTAATGTCACTTCAAGGACTTTACTATCATCTGACAAAGCAGCAAATTGATATATAA